Proteins from a single region of Catenulispora acidiphila DSM 44928:
- a CDS encoding helix-turn-helix domain-containing protein — protein MDKSIYSAEHLRLCAVLRELRHEADLTQVQVAAALGVPQSFVSKYESGDRRLDLIELHHVAKALGTTVQTILERVGL, from the coding sequence GTGGACAAGTCGATCTACTCAGCCGAGCATCTTCGGCTGTGCGCAGTTTTGCGGGAACTGCGTCACGAAGCTGACTTGACGCAGGTGCAGGTGGCTGCCGCCTTGGGTGTTCCACAGTCGTTCGTCAGCAAGTACGAATCCGGAGACCGACGGCTCGACCTCATTGAGCTGCACCATGTTGCCAAGGCGCTGGGAACAACGGTGCAGACCATCTTGGAACGAGTGGGGTTGTAG
- a CDS encoding ATP-binding protein: MCHSYWTRSFKGLPEQVADVRELIRWVIGDVDGADDVVLVASELAANAIRHSASGDLGGSLALQVAAFSDAWHVRLTDQGGRTNPTWEPADDDEAGRGLPVVMALSRAWGVIGGSTGRTVWAEIPYPKDDVAAEFYEGDVERGQQEPALSVVDHSQLGCRPTTPLVPRWSAPLFPAPWQHGAAQ, translated from the coding sequence ATGTGCCATAGCTACTGGACGAGATCGTTCAAGGGACTGCCGGAACAGGTTGCAGATGTCCGGGAGCTCATTCGCTGGGTCATCGGCGACGTCGATGGTGCCGACGACGTTGTGTTGGTCGCTTCGGAATTGGCGGCCAACGCCATCCGGCACAGCGCCAGTGGAGACCTTGGTGGGAGCTTGGCGCTCCAAGTGGCGGCGTTCTCAGACGCCTGGCATGTCCGCCTCACCGACCAGGGCGGCCGTACCAACCCGACGTGGGAGCCAGCAGATGACGACGAAGCCGGCCGGGGGTTGCCGGTGGTCATGGCGCTGTCCCGCGCCTGGGGCGTGATCGGGGGCAGCACTGGTCGCACTGTCTGGGCTGAGATCCCGTATCCCAAGGACGACGTAGCGGCGGAGTTCTACGAGGGCGACGTCGAGCGCGGTCAGCAGGAACCAGCCCTCAGCGTTGTCGACCATTCGCAGCTCGGATGCCGCCCTACAACCCCACTCGTTCCAAGATGGTCTGCACCGTTGTTCCCAGCGCCTTGGCAACATGGTGCAGCTCAATGA